One window of the Glycocaulis alkaliphilus genome contains the following:
- the fliM gene encoding flagellar motor switch protein FliM, whose amino-acid sequence MSDVDQDALAAEWEAAASAEQPDFDGAGSDALASEWEAMVGADGETFLPQQGAQGPERILNQDEIDSLLGFSVSDEDGAERSGIRAIINSALVSYERLPMLEIVFDRLVRLMTTSLRNFTSDNVEVSLDNISSIRFGDYLNSIPLPAILSVFRAQQLDNYGLLTVDSNLIYSVVDVLLGGRRGTSAMRIEGRPYTTIERTLVQRMIEVVLADAKQAFAPLTDVDFTLDRVETNPRFAAIARPANAAILVKLRIDMEDRGGRIELLLPYATLEPIRKMLLQQFMGEKFGRDNIWESHLATELWSTQMEVHAVVDELQRPLGEIMKLQVGDTIMLDAGPDSAVELRCGTIPLTRGRMGRLNHNVAVRLDSPLTPAARRTLTRFS is encoded by the coding sequence ATGAGTGATGTAGATCAGGATGCCTTGGCCGCCGAATGGGAAGCCGCCGCCAGTGCGGAACAGCCCGACTTTGACGGCGCCGGTTCGGATGCGCTTGCGTCTGAATGGGAAGCCATGGTGGGCGCCGATGGCGAAACCTTCCTGCCCCAGCAAGGCGCGCAGGGGCCTGAGCGTATCCTCAACCAGGACGAGATCGACAGCCTTCTGGGCTTCTCGGTGTCGGACGAGGACGGGGCCGAGCGCTCGGGCATCCGCGCTATCATCAATTCCGCGCTCGTCTCCTATGAGCGTCTGCCCATGCTGGAGATCGTCTTTGACCGCCTTGTGCGGCTGATGACGACGAGCTTGCGTAATTTCACCTCCGACAACGTGGAGGTGAGCCTTGATAACATCTCCTCCATCCGCTTTGGCGATTATCTCAACTCCATCCCGCTGCCTGCCATCCTGTCGGTGTTCCGCGCGCAACAACTGGACAATTACGGCCTGCTGACGGTCGATTCCAATCTCATCTACTCGGTGGTGGACGTGCTGCTGGGCGGGCGGCGCGGCACCAGTGCCATGCGTATCGAGGGGCGTCCCTACACCACGATCGAGCGTACGCTGGTCCAGCGCATGATCGAAGTGGTGCTGGCTGACGCCAAACAGGCGTTTGCGCCACTGACAGATGTGGACTTCACCCTGGACCGGGTGGAGACCAATCCGCGCTTTGCCGCTATCGCCCGGCCTGCCAATGCGGCCATTCTCGTCAAGCTGCGCATTGATATGGAGGACCGGGGAGGGCGAATCGAGCTTCTTCTGCCCTATGCGACGCTTGAGCCCATCCGCAAAATGCTCCTCCAGCAATTCATGGGGGAGAAGTTCGGACGGGACAATATCTGGGAAAGCCACCTCGCAACCGAGCTGTGGTCGACGCAGATGGAGGTTCACGCCGTCGTTGACGAATTGCAGCGGCCACTGGGCGAGATCATGAAACTTCAGGTCGGCGATACGATCATGCTCGATGCCGGGCCAGATAGCGCCGTTGAGCTGCGCTGCGGCACCATTCCGCTGACGCGCGGGCGCATGGGCAGGCTGAACCATAATGTGGCCGTCCGGCTCGATTCACCGCTCACCCCCGCCGCACGGCGCACGCTGA